In one window of Mytilus trossulus isolate FHL-02 chromosome 7, PNRI_Mtr1.1.1.hap1, whole genome shotgun sequence DNA:
- the LOC134726553 gene encoding probable serine/threonine-protein kinase DDB_G0278845, with amino-acid sequence MINSYLCFQTVNTDNITVSETLQNETEGSVIRNTFKRKHSDSFDDHENTKKQKQNEKSEDEIKDEKESLQSENYVEKKEESVRPAPSEIKESNIAHLKDDNDFRLDKENELKPNSTLTKGESNEESKDLDDSISENEESQHDQSEISCEKQKTEDTAINTVYEAASESDTNSKNSDDSSPTGIDNESNGTPSVPEPEPITREEAKKHPKLYRLLRENENKNNGLRAKYPFSNISVGHHVAYGSKGEISKYISTCSSPYAAHNLLEVKRSRGNNRNGNNNDKIVEIDVNKLPLNVSIIDLTSEELREPYEVRDEETNRKFHKFARTYREVLLVGNIPANCLQYY; translated from the exons ATGATCAACTCTTATCTTTGTTTTCAG ACCGTAAATACGGACAATATTACAGTTTCGGAAACtctgcaaaatgaaacagaagGTTCGGTCATTCGAAATACTTTCAAACGGAAACATTCAGATTCGTTTGATGACCATGAAAATACAAAGAAgcaaaagcaaaatgagaagTCGGAGGATGAAATCAAAGATGAAAAGGAGTCGTTGCAGTCAGAGAATTATgtcgaaaaaaaagaagagagcGTAAGACCAGCACCTTCAGAAATAAAGGAAAGTAATATCGCCCATTTAAAAGATGATAATGATTTCAGACTCGATAAGGAGAATGAACTGAAACCTAATTCAACTTTAACTAAAGGTGAGAGCAATGAAGAGTCAAAAGATTTGGACGACTCTATTTCTGAAAATGAGGAAAGTCAACATGATCAGAGCGAAATTTCATGTGAAAAACAGAAGACAGAAGACACAGCCATCAATACAGTTTATGAAGCTGCATCAGAAAGTGATACCAATAGCAAGAATAGTGATGATAGTTCACCTACAGGAATCGATAATGAAAGCAACGGTACACCCTCAGTTCCAGAACCCGAACCAATAACCAGGGAAGAAGCG aaaaaacatCCCAAGTTATACAGATTACTACgagaaaatgaaaacaagaacAATGGATTGCGGGCCAAATATCCTTTTTCAAATATAAGTGTGGGGCACCACGTTGCTTATGGAAGCAAGGGGGAAATTTCAAAGTACATCTCAACATGTTCCAGTCCTTATGCAGCACATAACTTGCTTGAAGTAAAGAGAAGTAGAGGAAATAACAGAAACGGAAACAATAACGACAAGATCGTAGAAATTGATGTCAATAAACTACCTTTAAATGTCTCTATTATTGATCTTACAAGCGAAGAACTCAGAGAACCATACGAAGTACGTGATGaagaaacaaacagaaaatttcataaatttgctCGAACATATAGGGAGGTCTTGCTTGTAGGGAATATACCTGCAAACTGTCTTCAATATTATTGA
- the LOC134727179 gene encoding uncharacterized protein LOC134727179 has product MELISVFKTSKNELQRMATRSMSKRKPLEFRHENKNIKKHNVKLQNETQCMVTRSMSKRKHPGSVNDNENRKKLKKKRNEQGVDNMKVEIEEEVLQTENDIITENKEQNVRPTHLEVHESCIDNLKDDDAFDPNDNNAQKRNLTITTTKLGDVSCEKRHGIAINTDYETVSESRTTSQNSYESSTTGIDALYSRISTFTSSETIRREKPKAFRKLYRLLGELEHKDNGLRAKNPLSSTKVAEHVAYGSTRLVSKYISTCSTLSAAKNLLRLKMKSKSYRNGIQTIVAIDVNNLPSDVAIIDLTNENIRKKYELQNNDYLNEKFHKFAASYGEVLLEGYIPPDCLEYA; this is encoded by the exons atggaactaatttctgtttttaaaacgTCTAAAAATGAACTACAACGTATGGCAACTCGGAGTATGTCCAAACGGAAACCCCTAGAATTTcgtcatgaaaataaaaatataaagaagcaTAACGTAAAGCTTCAAAATGAAACACAATGTATGGTTACTCGAAGTATGTCCAAACGGAAACACCCAGGATCGGtaaatgataatgaaaatagaaagaagctgaaaaaaaaaagaaatgagcAGGGTGTGGATAACATGAAAGTTGAAATTGAGGAGGAGGTGCTGCAGACAGAAAATGATATCATTACCgaaaataaagaacaaaatgtaAGACCAACACATTTAGAAGTACATGAAAGCTGTATCGACAATTTAAAAGACGATGATGCCTTTGATCCCAATGACAATAATGCACAGAAACGAAATTTAACTATTACTACAACTAAGCTGGGTGACGTTTCTTGTGAAAAAAGACATGGCATAGCCATCAATACAGATTATGAGACTGTATCAGAAAGTCGAACCACTAGCCAGAATAGTTATGAGAGTTCAACAACAGGAATCGATGCTTTATACAGCCGTATATCAACCTTTACGAGTTCAGAAACAATAAGGAGAGAAAAACCG AAAGCATTTCGAAAGTTATATAGACTGCTAGGAGAGCTTGAACACAAGGACAATGGATTAAGAGCCAAAAACCCTTTGTCCTCTACCAAAGTTGCAGAGCATGTTGCATATGGAAGCACTCGATTAGTATCAAAGTACATATCAACATGTTCTACCCTTTCCGCAGCAAAAAACTTGCTtagattaaaaatgaaaagtaaaagtTACAGAAACGGAATCCAAACAATTGTAGCAATTGATGTCAATAATCTTCCTTCAGATGTCGCTATTATTGATCTCACTAAtgaaaatatcagaaaaaaatatgaacttcAGAATAACGACTACTTAAAcgaaaaatttcataaatttgccGCCTCCTATGGGGAGGTCTTGCTTGAAGGATATATACCTCCCGACTGTCTTGAATATGCATGA